The following are encoded together in the bacterium genome:
- the cadA gene encoding cadmium-translocating P-type ATPase — protein MTGDAAPVAGGCFHCGLPIPAGVDCHAVVDGAARAMCCPGCAAVAELIVASGLADYYRYRQAPGGSLAEHSADAVRELLRYDQPALQRGVVREDGAGGRRVTLALSGLRCAACAWLIERHLERQPGVLAMHVNLASERAELCWREDETRLSTLLAAIDRLGYGAQPYRPDRQEAARREEYRAALRRLALAGLGAMQVMMFAVGLYAGAWQDIAPAYRDYLRLVSALVTAPIVAYAARPFFAGAWRDLRNRRVGMDVPVALAIAIAFVASLVATALRRGEVYFDSVCMFVFLLSLARFLEMRARHRAQAAIEGALRRPPAHATRLADGRSEIVAAAELRPGDRVLVNPGETVPADGVVVSGQGWVDEAMLTGEQWPRARRPGDRVIGGTQNGESPLEVTVERTGADGVLAGIQRLVDRAGAEKPAVARLADRVARVFVPGVLLLALAVVAAWWRVDREQALWVTLAVLVVSCPCALSLATPAALTAATGGLLGRGLLITRPHVLEGLHAATHVVFDKTGTLTEGRFRLLRTVPLPGRDAAAARRVAGALESRSGHPIARAFAAVDADGAVADAVAVAGLGVEGAVDGTRYRIGNPEWVLELAAGAGAPPPDDEAMWILLGDARGAVAWFALEDAPRREAAAAVRALRAQGVAVQMLSGDPSPAVSRLAERLGIAVAVRGASPEDKLRHVRALQAAGAVVVMVGDGVNDAPVLGAAQVSVAMGGGTDLAMSRADAVLLREDLRVLPAALALARRARRVLHQNLAWAVAYNAVALPLAALGWVTPLWAALGMSASSLVVVLNALRLGARRAAPAPAPLAPAVARPLEQPA, from the coding sequence ATGACCGGCGACGCGGCCCCCGTCGCCGGCGGGTGCTTCCACTGCGGCCTGCCGATTCCCGCCGGGGTCGACTGCCACGCCGTCGTCGACGGCGCCGCGCGCGCCATGTGTTGTCCCGGCTGCGCCGCCGTCGCCGAGCTGATCGTCGCCTCCGGGCTGGCCGACTACTACCGCTATCGCCAGGCGCCGGGCGGCTCGCTCGCCGAGCATTCCGCGGACGCCGTCCGCGAGCTGCTGCGCTACGACCAGCCGGCGCTGCAGCGGGGCGTGGTGCGCGAGGACGGCGCCGGCGGGCGTCGCGTCACGCTGGCGCTCAGTGGCCTGCGCTGCGCCGCCTGCGCCTGGCTGATCGAGCGCCATCTCGAGCGCCAGCCGGGGGTGCTGGCGATGCACGTCAACCTCGCCAGCGAGCGGGCCGAGCTGTGCTGGCGCGAGGACGAGACGCGCCTGAGCACGCTGCTCGCCGCCATCGATCGCCTCGGCTACGGCGCCCAGCCGTACCGGCCCGACCGCCAGGAGGCGGCGCGCCGCGAGGAGTACCGCGCCGCCCTGCGCCGCCTGGCGCTCGCCGGCCTCGGCGCCATGCAGGTGATGATGTTCGCGGTCGGGCTCTATGCCGGCGCCTGGCAGGACATCGCGCCCGCCTATCGCGACTACCTGCGCCTGGTCAGCGCGCTGGTCACGGCGCCGATCGTCGCCTACGCGGCGCGGCCCTTCTTCGCCGGCGCCTGGCGCGACCTGCGCAACCGCCGCGTCGGCATGGACGTGCCGGTGGCGCTGGCGATCGCCATCGCCTTCGTCGCCAGCCTGGTCGCCACGGCGCTGCGGCGCGGCGAGGTGTACTTCGACTCGGTCTGCATGTTCGTGTTCCTGCTGTCGCTGGCGCGCTTCCTCGAGATGCGCGCCCGCCATCGCGCCCAGGCGGCGATCGAAGGGGCGTTGCGGCGGCCGCCGGCGCACGCGACGCGGCTGGCGGACGGGCGCAGCGAGATCGTCGCCGCCGCCGAGCTGCGGCCCGGCGATCGCGTGCTGGTGAACCCGGGCGAAACGGTGCCGGCGGACGGCGTCGTCGTCAGCGGCCAGGGCTGGGTCGACGAGGCGATGCTCACCGGCGAGCAGTGGCCGCGCGCCCGCCGGCCCGGCGACCGGGTCATCGGCGGCACGCAGAACGGCGAGAGCCCGCTCGAGGTGACGGTCGAGCGCACCGGCGCCGACGGCGTCCTCGCCGGCATCCAGCGCCTGGTCGATCGCGCCGGCGCCGAGAAGCCGGCGGTCGCCCGGCTCGCCGATCGCGTCGCCCGGGTCTTCGTCCCCGGCGTGCTGCTGCTGGCGCTGGCGGTGGTCGCGGCGTGGTGGCGGGTCGACCGCGAGCAGGCCCTGTGGGTCACCCTGGCGGTGCTGGTGGTGAGCTGTCCGTGCGCGCTGTCATTGGCGACGCCGGCGGCGCTCACCGCCGCCACCGGCGGCCTGCTCGGCCGCGGCCTGCTGATCACCCGCCCGCACGTGCTCGAAGGGCTGCACGCCGCGACCCACGTGGTGTTCGACAAGACCGGCACGCTCACCGAGGGCCGCTTCCGCCTGCTGCGCACGGTGCCGCTGCCCGGCCGCGACGCCGCCGCGGCGCGGCGCGTGGCGGGCGCGCTGGAGAGCCGCTCGGGGCATCCGATCGCCCGCGCCTTCGCCGCCGTCGACGCGGACGGCGCCGTCGCCGATGCGGTCGCCGTCGCCGGTCTCGGCGTCGAAGGCGCGGTGGACGGGACGCGCTATCGCATCGGCAACCCGGAGTGGGTGCTGGAGCTCGCCGCCGGGGCGGGCGCGCCGCCGCCGGACGACGAGGCGATGTGGATCCTGCTCGGCGACGCCCGCGGCGCCGTGGCGTGGTTCGCGCTCGAGGACGCGCCGCGGCGCGAGGCGGCCGCCGCGGTGCGCGCCCTACGGGCCCAGGGCGTGGCGGTGCAGATGTTGAGCGGCGATCCGTCGCCGGCGGTGAGCCGCCTCGCCGAGCGGCTCGGCATCGCCGTCGCCGTGCGCGGCGCGTCGCCGGAGGACAAGCTGCGGCACGTCCGCGCCCTGCAGGCGGCCGGCGCCGTCGTGGTGATGGTCGGCGACGGCGTCAACGACGCGCCGGTGCTCGGCGCGGCGCAGGTGTCGGTGGCGATGGGCGGCGGCACCGACCTGGCGATGAGTCGCGCCGACGCGGTGCTGCTGCGCGAGGATCTGCGCGTCCTGCCGGCGGCGCTGGCGCTGGCGCGGCGCGCCCGCCGGGTGCTGCACCAGAACCTCGCCTGGGCGGTGGCGTACAACGCCGTCGCGCTGCCGCTGGCGGCGCTCGGCTGGGTGACGCCGCTGTGGGCGGCGCTCGGCATGTCGGCGAGCTCGCTGGTGGTGGTGCTGAACGCCCTGCGCCTCGGCGCCCGCCGCGCCGCTCCCGCGCCGGCGCCGCTGGCGCCCGCCGTCGCGCGCCCGCTGGAGCAGCCGGCATGA
- the ccoS gene encoding cbb3-type cytochrome oxidase assembly protein CcoS — MNIIFVLIPLALMLLVVAIAAFFWAVRHGQFDDLDSPATRILFDHDDAGRPGPPP, encoded by the coding sequence ATGAACATCATCTTCGTCCTCATTCCGCTCGCCCTGATGCTGCTCGTGGTGGCGATCGCCGCCTTCTTCTGGGCGGTGCGGCACGGGCAGTTCGACGATCTCGACTCGCCCGCGACGCGCATCCTCTTCGACCACGACGACGCGGGGCGACCCGGACCGCCGCCATGA
- a CDS encoding protein kinase: MVETAASAPLAARLPIDFRACTSCGFTNSQGGGPCRCCRTHVGDPTPSGGLLASPPPLLESLPARFQPLLLLGRGAQKSVYLARDAVLDRDVAVAAFDTAALGELTHDLLREARIMARVGGTRHVVTVYDVIDTPTAAFIINEFMAGGDLASELARSGPAPLAVERVVQIGLQLCEALVAAHQRGVVHLDVKPSNVLLDGKGDVFLGDFGLARVAELMPRSDGELIGTPAYLAPEQISGGVLDARCDLYGLGSLLYELLVGAPPFEAETLNDLLGRKLRQTPPPVLERRPDVPPALSELVSSLLAIDPSARPAATAVRAALARWASRASRAAGAPRLALPAWFAVEETTAFVGRHVAMAALDRAMAQRVAGPRVIAISGEAGIGKTRLAREFARVVYDDGGSVLLGGASAEPLIPYQPFVEALGRYVRDTAPDTLRAQLASDAVELGRLLPELAERLPEVVGPSDTDTETTRYQMFNAVSRLLAAAAQPGPLLVVLEDLHWADRSTLRLLLHVVAHADAASLVVLLSYRETEVGDAHPLAAALADLHRQQRLERLALDGLAPDDSRKLIVSMTGSAVPPAAVAAIHQRTEGNPFFITETVRHLQGQCVDRPWAAALADPELTVPLGVREVIRQRLSRLDARASQALQAAAVIGRELDADLLGAVTRLDADALVGVLDEAVALALLAEVPDAAARYRFTHALFRETLYTGLTRARRRQLHAAVARAIEVEAAGDADARAADLAHHYEAAGDPARALPFALRAAAAAGRRLAYQESADLYGRALAALAARPPVDEVQRGEIQLAQADALWNAGESATAERMAREIAETARRLGAAPLLARAALAAGGKHSGMQIGFVDEPLVALLEASVAALGDRPDPLRARVMARLAEAITFAPGDPGRRQALARDAIALARRTADLVSLAHVLRHARWALWGPDNAAERLALSSELIELAEASDERGLALSGRGWRMVDLMELGDVEAFERELDTHAREAADLRQPVFEYVTHLRRTMLALLRGRFAEVEQMAFETPGLGERAQIDGARQVFGAQMYSLRQEQGRLAEIEPVLEMMRAQYPHNAGWPVALAYLYAETGRLDEAARELAALAANDFRALPRDLTFNVQLTYLSRLCARVGDAAAARRLYALHLPSAHHFVVAAGTAPLGAAARNLGLLAATMGDDDDAARWFEAALQLNARVDSPPALAHVQADYAALLRRRGRAGAGARAAALAAEARATAAALGMTALAARLDSDSLDPA; the protein is encoded by the coding sequence ATGGTAGAGACCGCCGCCAGCGCGCCGCTGGCGGCGCGCCTGCCGATCGACTTTCGCGCCTGCACGTCGTGCGGGTTCACGAACAGTCAGGGGGGCGGGCCGTGCCGCTGCTGTCGGACGCACGTGGGCGACCCGACGCCGTCCGGCGGTCTCCTCGCCTCGCCGCCGCCGTTGCTCGAGAGCCTGCCGGCGCGCTTCCAGCCGTTGCTCCTGCTCGGACGCGGCGCCCAGAAGAGCGTCTACCTCGCCCGCGACGCCGTGCTCGACCGCGACGTCGCGGTGGCCGCGTTCGACACTGCGGCGCTCGGTGAGCTGACCCACGATCTCCTGCGCGAGGCCCGGATCATGGCCCGGGTGGGCGGCACCCGCCACGTGGTCACCGTCTACGACGTCATCGACACGCCGACGGCGGCGTTCATCATCAACGAGTTCATGGCCGGGGGCGACCTCGCCTCGGAGCTGGCGCGCAGCGGCCCGGCGCCGCTCGCGGTCGAGCGGGTGGTGCAGATCGGCCTGCAGTTGTGCGAGGCGCTGGTGGCGGCGCACCAGCGCGGCGTCGTCCACCTCGACGTCAAGCCGTCGAACGTGCTGCTCGACGGCAAGGGCGACGTCTTCCTCGGCGACTTCGGCCTGGCGCGCGTCGCCGAGCTGATGCCGCGGTCCGACGGTGAGCTGATCGGCACCCCGGCCTACCTGGCTCCCGAACAGATCAGCGGCGGGGTGCTGGACGCGCGCTGCGATCTCTACGGGCTCGGCAGCCTGCTGTACGAGCTGCTGGTCGGCGCCCCGCCGTTCGAGGCGGAGACGCTGAACGACCTGCTCGGCCGCAAGCTGCGTCAGACCCCGCCACCCGTGCTGGAGCGGCGGCCGGACGTGCCGCCGGCGTTGAGCGAGCTGGTGTCGTCGCTGCTCGCCATCGACCCGTCGGCCCGCCCCGCCGCGACGGCGGTGCGCGCCGCCCTCGCGCGTTGGGCGTCGAGGGCCAGCCGCGCGGCCGGCGCGCCGCGGCTGGCGCTGCCGGCCTGGTTCGCCGTCGAGGAGACGACGGCGTTCGTCGGCCGGCACGTCGCGATGGCGGCGCTCGACCGGGCGATGGCGCAGCGGGTCGCCGGGCCGCGCGTGATCGCGATCAGCGGCGAGGCCGGCATCGGCAAGACGCGCCTGGCGCGCGAGTTCGCGCGCGTCGTCTACGACGACGGCGGCAGCGTGCTGCTGGGCGGCGCCAGCGCCGAGCCGCTGATCCCGTACCAACCGTTCGTCGAGGCGTTGGGCCGCTACGTGCGCGACACCGCGCCCGACACCCTGCGCGCCCAGCTCGCCAGCGACGCCGTCGAGCTGGGACGCCTGCTGCCCGAGCTGGCGGAACGGTTGCCCGAGGTCGTGGGTCCGAGCGACACCGACACCGAGACGACGCGCTACCAGATGTTCAACGCCGTCTCCCGGTTGCTCGCCGCCGCCGCGCAGCCGGGGCCCTTGCTGGTCGTGCTGGAGGACCTGCACTGGGCGGATCGCTCGACCCTGCGCCTGCTGTTGCACGTCGTCGCCCATGCCGACGCCGCATCGCTGGTGGTGTTGCTCTCCTACCGCGAGACCGAGGTCGGCGACGCGCATCCCCTGGCCGCCGCGCTCGCCGACCTCCATCGCCAGCAGCGCCTCGAGCGGCTGGCGCTCGACGGTCTGGCGCCCGACGATTCGCGCAAGCTGATCGTCTCGATGACCGGCAGCGCGGTGCCGCCGGCGGCGGTCGCGGCCATCCATCAGCGGACCGAGGGCAACCCGTTCTTCATCACCGAGACGGTGCGCCATCTCCAGGGCCAGTGCGTCGATCGACCGTGGGCGGCCGCCCTGGCCGATCCCGAGCTGACCGTGCCGCTCGGCGTCCGCGAGGTGATCCGCCAGCGGCTCTCGCGGCTCGACGCGCGCGCCAGCCAGGCGCTCCAGGCCGCGGCGGTCATCGGCCGCGAGCTCGACGCCGATCTGCTCGGCGCCGTGACCCGATTGGACGCCGACGCGCTGGTGGGCGTGCTCGACGAAGCGGTGGCGCTCGCGCTGCTCGCCGAAGTCCCCGACGCCGCGGCGCGCTATCGGTTCACCCACGCCCTGTTCCGCGAGACGCTCTACACCGGCCTGACGCGCGCCCGCCGCCGCCAGTTGCACGCCGCCGTCGCGCGCGCCATCGAGGTCGAGGCCGCCGGCGATGCCGACGCGCGGGCCGCCGACCTGGCGCACCATTACGAGGCCGCCGGCGATCCGGCGCGCGCCCTGCCCTTCGCCCTGCGCGCGGCCGCGGCGGCGGGTCGCCGGCTCGCCTACCAGGAGAGCGCCGACCTGTACGGCCGCGCCCTCGCCGCGCTCGCCGCCCGGCCACCGGTCGACGAGGTGCAGCGCGGCGAGATCCAGCTCGCCCAGGCCGATGCGCTGTGGAACGCCGGCGAGTCGGCGACCGCGGAGCGCATGGCGCGCGAGATCGCGGAAACCGCCCGCCGCCTCGGCGCGGCGCCGCTGCTGGCGCGCGCCGCGCTGGCCGCCGGCGGCAAGCACTCGGGCATGCAGATCGGGTTCGTCGACGAGCCCCTGGTGGCGCTGCTCGAAGCCAGCGTCGCGGCGCTCGGCGATCGCCCCGACCCGCTGCGCGCGCGGGTCATGGCGCGCCTCGCCGAAGCGATCACCTTCGCGCCCGGCGATCCAGGCCGCCGCCAAGCCCTGGCGCGCGACGCGATCGCGCTCGCCCGCCGCACCGCCGACCTGGTGTCGCTGGCGCACGTGCTGCGCCACGCCCGCTGGGCGCTGTGGGGACCCGACAACGCCGCCGAACGGCTCGCCCTCTCCAGCGAGCTGATCGAGCTCGCCGAGGCATCGGACGAGCGCGGGCTGGCGCTCAGCGGCCGCGGCTGGCGGATGGTCGACCTCATGGAGCTCGGCGACGTCGAGGCCTTCGAACGCGAGCTCGACACCCATGCGCGGGAGGCGGCGGACCTGCGACAGCCGGTGTTCGAATACGTCACCCATCTGCGGCGCACCATGCTGGCGCTGCTGCGGGGCCGCTTCGCCGAGGTGGAGCAGATGGCGTTCGAGACGCCGGGGCTCGGCGAGCGCGCCCAGATCGACGGCGCCAGGCAGGTGTTCGGGGCCCAGATGTACTCGCTGCGCCAGGAACAGGGCCGGCTGGCGGAGATCGAGCCGGTGCTCGAGATGATGCGCGCCCAGTACCCGCACAATGCCGGATGGCCGGTCGCGCTGGCGTATCTGTACGCCGAGACCGGCCGGCTCGACGAGGCGGCGCGCGAGCTCGCGGCCCTGGCGGCGAACGACTTCCGCGCCCTGCCGCGCGATCTGACGTTCAACGTCCAGCTCACCTACCTCAGTCGCCTCTGCGCCCGGGTCGGCGACGCGGCGGCGGCGCGCCGGCTCTACGCCCTGCACCTGCCGAGCGCCCACCACTTCGTCGTCGCCGCCGGCACCGCGCCGCTCGGCGCCGCCGCCCGCAACCTCGGTCTGCTGGCGGCGACCATGGGCGACGACGACGATGCGGCCCGCTGGTTCGAGGCCGCGCTGCAGCTCAACGCGCGGGTCGACTCGCCGCCGGCGCTGGCGCACGTGCAGGCGGACTACGCCGCCCTCCTGCGCCGTCGGGGTCGCGCCGGCGCCGGCGCCCGCGCCGCCGCCCTCGCGGCCGAGGCGCGCGCCACCGCGGCGGCGCTCGGCATGACCGCGCTCGCTGCCCGCCTCGACAGCGATTCGCTCGACCCGGCATGA
- the ccoG gene encoding cytochrome c oxidase accessory protein CcoG, which translates to MTTATAPRAPEDPPARPAAVREVPLYAKREHIYQKEIQGPWQRRRMVALFILAGVFLAGPWLTWQGRQAIWFDLPSRKFYLFALTFWPQDFIFLSWMLMIAAFSLFFFTAIAGRLWCGYACPQTVWTKFFMWIEWLVEGDRNDRIRLDRSRWNAEKVLRKAGKHAAWLLLACVVALTFIGYFTPIRALLPRLAGGLSGWEVFFAVFFTAALYLDAGWMREQICKYACPYARFQGAMFDTNTLTIFYDAARGEPRGHRGRAIEARAAGLGDCIDCGLCVHVCPTGIDIRKGTQYECIGCAACIDACDSVMDEMGYARGLVRYASETSLRTGHLRVLRPRVVAYGVILALIASTFAYALSQRVPLRVDVLHDRARLYRMTNDGLVENTYTLRIMNLDQQPHAYWIVASGPEHLSVVAPDDVRIPPGEIADVPVRLQAPPAGLARQSMDVRFTVSAIDAPDLAVREKSRFLAPAPPHHDEHGEHEHDRHEHE; encoded by the coding sequence ATGACCACCGCCACCGCCCCGCGCGCCCCCGAGGACCCCCCGGCGCGCCCGGCTGCCGTTCGCGAGGTCCCCCTCTACGCCAAGCGCGAGCACATCTACCAGAAGGAGATCCAGGGGCCGTGGCAGCGCCGCCGCATGGTGGCGCTGTTCATCCTCGCCGGCGTCTTTCTCGCCGGTCCGTGGCTGACCTGGCAGGGGCGGCAGGCGATCTGGTTCGACCTGCCGAGCCGCAAGTTCTATCTGTTCGCCCTCACCTTCTGGCCGCAGGACTTCATCTTCCTCTCCTGGATGCTGATGATCGCGGCCTTCAGCCTGTTCTTCTTCACCGCCATCGCCGGCCGCCTGTGGTGCGGCTACGCCTGCCCGCAGACGGTGTGGACGAAGTTCTTCATGTGGATCGAGTGGCTGGTGGAAGGCGACCGCAACGACCGCATCCGCCTCGACCGCAGCCGCTGGAACGCCGAGAAGGTGCTGCGCAAGGCCGGCAAGCACGCGGCCTGGCTGCTGCTGGCGTGCGTCGTCGCGCTCACCTTCATCGGCTACTTCACGCCCATCCGCGCCCTGCTGCCGCGCCTCGCCGGCGGGCTCAGCGGCTGGGAGGTCTTCTTCGCCGTCTTCTTCACCGCCGCGCTCTATCTCGACGCCGGCTGGATGCGCGAGCAGATCTGCAAGTACGCCTGCCCCTACGCCCGCTTCCAGGGGGCGATGTTCGACACCAACACGCTCACCATCTTCTACGACGCGGCGCGCGGCGAGCCGCGCGGCCACCGCGGCCGCGCCATCGAGGCGCGCGCCGCCGGGCTCGGCGACTGCATCGACTGCGGCCTGTGCGTGCACGTCTGCCCGACCGGCATCGACATCCGCAAGGGCACCCAGTACGAGTGCATCGGCTGCGCCGCCTGCATCGACGCCTGCGACAGCGTCATGGACGAGATGGGCTACGCCAGAGGCCTGGTCCGCTACGCCAGCGAGACCAGCCTGCGCACCGGCCACCTGCGCGTCCTGCGCCCGCGCGTCGTCGCCTATGGCGTGATCCTGGCGCTGATCGCCAGCACCTTCGCCTACGCCCTCAGCCAGCGCGTGCCGCTGCGCGTCGACGTGCTGCACGACCGCGCCCGCCTCTACCGCATGACCAACGACGGGTTGGTCGAGAACACCTACACGCTGAGGATCATGAACCTCGACCAGCAGCCGCACGCCTACTGGATCGTCGCCAGCGGCCCCGAGCACCTCAGCGTCGTGGCGCCGGACGACGTGCGCATCCCGCCGGGCGAGATCGCCGACGTGCCGGTGCGCCTGCAGGCGCCACCCGCCGGGCTGGCGCGGCAGTCGATGGACGTCCGCTTCACGGTCAGCGCCATCGACGCTCCCGACCTGGCGGTGCGCGAGAAGAGCCGCTTCCTCGCCCCCGCCCCGCCGCATCACGACGAGCACGGCGAGCACGAGCACGACCGGCACGAGCACGAGTAG
- a CDS encoding GMC family oxidoreductase, which yields MSAPCDFDAVIVGSGFGGAVSAFRLAAANWRVCVLERGKAYPPGAFARTPDAMRRNLWDPSEGLHGLFDLWSFRGLEALVSSGLGGGSLIYANVLLRMPAEWFERRDAENGHAPWPLRRADLEPHYDRVEHALGAQRYPLHEPGYDRSHKTHALLAAAAALPERPLAQLPPLAVTFANPGQPPRCGEPLAAPFPNLHNAPRRTCTLCGECDLGCNQGSKNTLDHTYLSAAAHAGADIRVRCEVRDFRPLPGGGGFEVRFVRHHEAAEGQPTYTAGLPLERITTRRLLLAAGSLGTTFLLLRNRRAFPGIDATQLGTRFCGNGDWLAFARERESPDGSGPLGATFGPVITAALLGERDGQRYCLEDGGIPEGMNWILQVAALPSRWRRLVRLACRFLAGQVGFDTDSNLSAELSSLFGPSALPLLGMGREMPNGRLYLRRGQLQSTWRYRPTRRFYRAIDAVMADATARMRADYERNPLGRLRRIITVHPLGGCPMGRSRAEGVVDQFGAVFGVPGLHVVDGAAMRGPVGVNPSLTIAAFADRCADELIRVGPEAPPRP from the coding sequence ATGAGCGCCCCCTGCGACTTCGACGCCGTCATCGTCGGCTCCGGCTTCGGCGGCGCGGTGAGCGCCTTCCGGCTCGCCGCCGCCAACTGGCGCGTGTGCGTGCTCGAACGCGGCAAGGCGTACCCGCCCGGCGCCTTCGCGCGCACCCCCGACGCGATGCGGCGCAACCTGTGGGATCCGAGCGAGGGCCTGCACGGATTGTTCGACCTCTGGTCGTTCCGCGGCCTGGAGGCGCTGGTGTCGAGCGGGCTGGGCGGCGGCTCCCTGATCTACGCCAATGTCCTGCTGCGCATGCCGGCCGAGTGGTTCGAGCGGCGCGATGCCGAGAACGGCCATGCGCCCTGGCCGCTGCGCCGCGCCGATCTCGAGCCGCACTACGATCGCGTCGAGCACGCGCTCGGCGCCCAGCGCTACCCGCTGCACGAGCCCGGCTACGACCGCAGCCACAAGACCCACGCGCTGCTCGCCGCGGCGGCGGCGCTGCCCGAGCGGCCGCTCGCCCAGTTGCCGCCGCTGGCGGTGACGTTCGCCAACCCGGGCCAGCCGCCGCGGTGCGGCGAGCCGCTGGCGGCGCCGTTTCCCAATCTCCACAACGCCCCGCGCCGCACCTGCACGCTGTGCGGCGAGTGCGACCTCGGCTGCAACCAGGGCAGCAAGAACACCCTCGACCACACCTATCTCTCCGCCGCCGCCCACGCCGGCGCCGACATTCGCGTTCGGTGCGAGGTGCGCGACTTCCGGCCGCTCCCGGGCGGCGGCGGCTTCGAGGTCCGCTTCGTGCGCCACCACGAGGCCGCCGAGGGGCAGCCGACCTACACCGCCGGGCTGCCGCTGGAGCGGATCACCACCCGGCGCCTGCTGCTCGCCGCCGGCAGCCTCGGCACGACCTTCCTGCTGTTGCGCAACCGGCGCGCCTTCCCGGGCATCGACGCGACGCAGCTCGGGACCCGCTTCTGCGGCAACGGCGACTGGCTGGCGTTCGCCCGCGAGCGCGAGTCGCCGGACGGCAGCGGACCGCTCGGCGCCACCTTCGGTCCGGTGATCACCGCCGCCCTGCTCGGCGAGCGCGACGGCCAGCGCTACTGCCTGGAGGATGGCGGCATCCCGGAGGGGATGAACTGGATCCTGCAGGTGGCGGCGCTGCCGTCACGCTGGCGACGACTGGTCCGGCTGGCCTGCCGCTTCCTCGCCGGGCAGGTGGGATTCGACACCGACAGCAACCTGAGCGCCGAGCTCTCGTCGCTGTTCGGGCCCAGCGCGCTGCCCCTGCTCGGCATGGGGCGCGAGATGCCGAACGGGCGGCTCTATCTGCGCCGCGGCCAGTTGCAGTCGACCTGGCGTTACCGTCCGACGCGCCGCTTCTACCGCGCCATCGACGCGGTGATGGCCGACGCCACCGCGCGCATGCGCGCCGACTACGAACGCAATCCGCTCGGTCGCCTGCGGCGCATCATCACCGTGCACCCGCTCGGCGGCTGTCCGATGGGCCGCAGCCGCGCCGAAGGGGTCGTCGATCAGTTCGGCGCGGTCTTCGGCGTTCCCGGTCTGCACGTCGTCGACGGCGCGGCGATGCGCGGTCCGGTCGGCGTCAACCCGTCGCTCACCATCGCCGCCTTCGCCGACCGCTGTGCCGACGAGCTGATCCGGGTCGGCCCCGAGGCGCCGCCACGCCCATGA
- a CDS encoding FixH family protein, with protein sequence MGHVIAIRPPAPTPWYRQFWPWFLIAVPGLSVVASIAMLVVAVRHADSLVRDDYYRAGLAINRDFALERAAAARHLGATLRDDAARQELTLDLRGDAIDPGSQLTLLLAHPTDAARDRTLTLRFADGAFRAPLATALHGAWNAVLSPAGGGWRLAARIDFDAPTPPRMGAGSAGGPPAPPPLP encoded by the coding sequence ATGGGACACGTGATCGCCATCCGTCCGCCGGCGCCAACGCCGTGGTACCGGCAGTTCTGGCCCTGGTTCCTGATCGCCGTCCCGGGCCTCAGCGTCGTCGCCAGCATCGCCATGCTGGTGGTCGCGGTGCGGCACGCCGATTCGCTGGTGCGCGACGACTACTATCGCGCCGGGCTCGCCATCAACCGCGACTTCGCCCTCGAGCGCGCCGCCGCGGCGCGCCACCTCGGCGCCACGCTGCGCGACGACGCCGCGCGCCAGGAGCTGACGCTCGACCTGCGCGGCGACGCCATCGACCCCGGCAGCCAGCTCACCCTGCTGCTCGCCCACCCCACCGACGCGGCGCGCGATCGCACCCTGACCCTGCGCTTCGCCGACGGCGCCTTCCGGGCGCCGCTGGCGACGGCCCTGCACGGGGCGTGGAACGCCGTCCTCTCCCCCGCCGGCGGCGGCTGGCGCCTCGCCGCCCGCATCGATTTCGACGCCCCGACGCCGCCGCGGATGGGCGCCGGGAGCGCGGGCGGTCCGCCCGCCCCGCCGCCGTTGCCATGA
- a CDS encoding sulfite exporter TauE/SafE family protein, translating to MPDVGSLSLLGGGALGLLGSAHCVAMCGGIAGALALAPGARRAAPAAARQVAYNLGRVVSYATAGALAGGFGVALARLFGDSGVIALRAAAALLLLALGLYLAGWSSGLARLERQGARVWRHIAPLAARLRPGRSLPGALALGMLWGWLPCGLVYSALALAATSGDWRQGALLMTGFGLGTLPAMVATGLLAGRVGGLARAAAPRRVAGAMLIAFALWTFAASGAIAHLRGAPAAPCHQIAPAAD from the coding sequence ATCCCGGACGTCGGGTCGCTCAGCCTGCTCGGCGGCGGCGCTCTGGGCCTGCTCGGCAGCGCCCACTGCGTCGCCATGTGCGGCGGCATCGCCGGCGCGCTGGCGCTGGCGCCGGGCGCGCGCCGCGCCGCGCCGGCGGCGGCACGCCAGGTGGCCTACAATCTCGGGCGCGTCGTCAGCTACGCGACCGCCGGCGCGCTCGCGGGCGGATTCGGCGTCGCCCTGGCGCGGCTGTTCGGCGACAGCGGCGTCATCGCGCTGCGCGCGGCGGCGGCGTTGCTGCTGCTGGCGCTCGGCCTCTACCTCGCCGGCTGGTCGTCGGGCCTGGCGCGCCTCGAGCGCCAGGGAGCGCGCGTCTGGCGCCACATCGCGCCGCTGGCGGCGCGCCTGCGCCCCGGGCGCTCGCTGCCTGGCGCGCTGGCGCTCGGCATGCTGTGGGGCTGGCTGCCCTGCGGGCTCGTCTACAGCGCCCTGGCGCTGGCGGCGACCAGCGGCGATTGGCGACAGGGCGCGCTCCTGATGACAGGGTTCGGCCTCGGCACGCTGCCGGCGATGGTCGCCACCGGCCTGCTCGCCGGCCGCGTCGGCGGCCTCGCCCGCGCCGCCGCGCCGCGCCGCGTCGCCGGCGCGATGCTCATCGCCTTCGCCCTCTGGACCTTCGCGGCCAGCGGCGCCATCGCCCACCTGCGCGGCGCCCCCGCGGCGCCCTGCCACCAGATCGCGCCCGCCGCCGACTGA